A part of Halobaculum sp. MBLA0143 genomic DNA contains:
- a CDS encoding S8 family peptidase, with protein sequence MSDNDRGMLRRGFLKTTGAAAGAAAASGVVSANPSGRELGPKKDEIVVGVSASPDVSSMEKEVSSAVPGNAEVVHKNERLRYVSVKFPSRASERAKQNFMETVTKKSAVKYAERNETFEAQAAVNDPQEPSQPSLDLINARAAWDTTFGSSNVTLAVIDTGAQYSHPDLDGNFASDPGKDFADNDGDPAPDATNEYHGTHVSGIAGAETDNGTGVAGVSQSRLINGRSLDESGSGSLTDIADAVQWAADQGADVINMSLGGGGYTDTMKNAVSYANNAGCTIVCAAGNASRSSVGYPAAYSECIAVSAVDANGNLASFTNTGSGVEVAAPGVDYLSTTTTGRGEYERLSGTSMSSPCAAGVAALIIDQWGTDNVTTRSHLKATANDTSLSDSEEGSGIVDAEAAVTTQPGDGGDGGDGGGGGGGDSTTASLDDSLSSSYDSDCWTYGFNYSSPSKVVIELSGPSDADFDLYANDGEAACPDYYGNDYASYTTDSQESITIDNPDTSTDLYISVDSYQGSGTYTLTITEYQ encoded by the coding sequence ATGTCAGACAACGACAGGGGTATGCTACGGCGTGGTTTCCTGAAGACGACGGGTGCCGCTGCAGGGGCGGCGGCAGCCAGCGGCGTCGTCTCGGCGAATCCGAGCGGACGCGAGCTCGGTCCCAAGAAGGACGAGATCGTCGTCGGGGTCTCGGCTTCGCCGGACGTCTCGTCGATGGAGAAGGAGGTCTCGAGTGCGGTGCCGGGCAACGCGGAGGTTGTCCACAAGAACGAACGGCTCCGTTACGTCTCGGTGAAGTTCCCGAGTCGGGCCTCGGAACGGGCCAAGCAGAACTTCATGGAGACGGTCACGAAGAAGAGCGCCGTCAAGTACGCCGAGCGCAACGAGACGTTCGAGGCACAGGCGGCGGTCAACGACCCGCAGGAGCCGAGTCAGCCCTCGCTGGACCTGATCAACGCTCGTGCGGCCTGGGACACGACGTTCGGATCGTCGAACGTCACCTTGGCCGTGATCGACACTGGAGCGCAGTACAGCCACCCGGACCTCGACGGCAACTTCGCCAGTGACCCCGGCAAGGACTTCGCCGACAACGACGGCGACCCGGCGCCGGACGCCACCAACGAGTACCACGGCACACACGTCTCCGGAATCGCCGGTGCCGAGACGGACAACGGCACGGGCGTCGCGGGCGTCAGCCAGTCTCGGCTCATCAACGGTCGCTCGCTGGACGAGTCCGGCAGCGGTTCTCTGACGGACATCGCCGACGCGGTCCAGTGGGCCGCAGACCAGGGCGCAGACGTGATCAACATGTCGCTGGGCGGCGGCGGCTACACGGACACGATGAAGAACGCCGTGAGCTACGCCAACAACGCCGGCTGTACGATCGTCTGTGCCGCCGGGAACGCCTCTCGGAGCTCCGTCGGCTACCCGGCGGCCTACAGCGAGTGTATCGCCGTCTCCGCGGTCGACGCGAACGGCAACCTCGCCTCCTTCACGAACACGGGCAGCGGCGTGGAGGTCGCCGCACCCGGTGTCGACTACCTGTCGACGACGACCACGGGCCGTGGCGAGTACGAGCGTCTGTCGGGCACCTCGATGTCGTCACCGTGCGCGGCGGGTGTCGCCGCGCTGATCATCGACCAGTGGGGGACGGACAACGTCACCACACGTAGCCACCTGAAGGCGACGGCCAACGACACGTCGCTGTCGGACTCGGAGGAGGGCTCCGGGATTGTCGACGCAGAGGCTGCAGTCACGACACAGCCCGGCGACGGCGGCGACGGTGGCGACGGCGGTGGCGGCGGCGGGGGCGACTCCACGACGGCGTCGCTGGACGACTCCCTCTCCAGCTCCTACGACAGCGACTGCTGGACGTACGGGTTCAACTACTCCAGCCCGTCGAAGGTCGTGATCGAGCTGTCCGGCCCGTCGGACGCCGACTTCGACCTGTACGCCAACGACGGCGAGGCGGCCTGTCCGGACTACTACGGCAACGACTACGCCTCCTACACGACGGACAGCCAGGAGTCGATCACTATCGACAACCCGGACACTTCGACGGACCTGTACATCTCCGTCGACTCCTACCAGGGGAGCGGCACCTACACCCTGACGATCACCGAGTACCAGTGA
- a CDS encoding NYN domain-containing protein, with product MEWLGRLLGGGERADDETDEDDSRGPPHPPGSVPQGVALFVDGPNVLREEFDVDLDDVREAAADAGPLVATRLYLDEHAPAGLIQAAEARGYRVVTTSGDVDVRLAVDVARFVAEGRAATVAVASRDTDFKPALEVANEYGLATLAIAPGEHGRSDALRNAADRGLTLADGET from the coding sequence ATGGAGTGGCTCGGTCGGCTGCTGGGCGGCGGCGAGCGCGCGGACGACGAGACGGACGAAGACGACAGTCGGGGCCCGCCGCACCCGCCCGGGAGCGTGCCACAGGGTGTCGCCCTGTTCGTCGACGGCCCGAACGTCCTCAGAGAGGAGTTCGACGTGGACTTAGACGACGTGCGCGAGGCGGCCGCCGACGCCGGGCCGTTGGTCGCCACACGGCTGTACCTCGACGAGCACGCGCCCGCGGGACTGATTCAGGCCGCCGAAGCGCGTGGCTACCGGGTGGTCACCACGAGCGGCGACGTGGACGTTCGGCTCGCGGTCGACGTGGCCCGGTTCGTCGCCGAGGGACGGGCCGCCACCGTCGCCGTCGCCTCGCGTGACACGGACTTCAAGCCCGCCCTCGAAGTCGCGAACGAGTACGGGCTCGCCACCCTCGCCATCGCACCCGGCGAACACGGCCGGTCTGACGCGCTGCGAAACGCCGCGGACCGCGGGCTCACACTCGCCGACGGCGAGACGTAG
- a CDS encoding GAF domain-containing protein, with amino-acid sequence MRRETLAAVTLSALGVGLAAAQALTAGDGTTAVVAIRTGPMLAVAAAVTYAGGWATLRDVPGGETDRLLAWTVGGGATVAAVSTLAVLGVAGSIAVAGLLLDGFTGGALLGLLVGVYDVRGRADRDRIQAFARSASALNTYGKALNSSQTLDEISALCVEAVEFLIPGDGAAFLLVDETDGEPAVTVVDSTLRGDEELAVLESLAAAVEPDEEIEAARYAETTVELGGDSPEAALVISVRTDRGRATIVSLSTTAEIDYDDEDVDLLETLAAHASTALAGVETQAAVGVE; translated from the coding sequence ATGCGACGGGAGACGCTCGCGGCCGTGACGCTCTCTGCGCTCGGCGTCGGGCTGGCAGCCGCACAGGCGCTGACGGCCGGCGACGGGACGACGGCGGTAGTCGCCATCCGGACGGGACCGATGCTCGCGGTGGCGGCGGCGGTGACGTACGCCGGGGGGTGGGCGACGCTCCGCGACGTGCCGGGCGGGGAGACGGACCGGCTGTTGGCGTGGACCGTCGGTGGCGGCGCCACGGTTGCGGCGGTGTCGACCCTCGCGGTGCTGGGCGTCGCCGGCTCCATCGCCGTCGCCGGACTGCTCCTCGACGGGTTCACCGGCGGGGCGCTGCTGGGGCTGTTGGTGGGGGTGTACGACGTACGCGGCCGGGCGGACCGCGACCGGATCCAGGCGTTCGCCCGGTCTGCCTCGGCGCTCAACACCTACGGGAAGGCGCTCAACAGCTCGCAGACGCTCGACGAGATCAGTGCGCTGTGCGTGGAGGCCGTCGAGTTCCTCATCCCGGGCGACGGGGCGGCGTTCCTCCTCGTCGACGAGACGGACGGCGAGCCCGCGGTGACAGTCGTCGACAGCACACTCCGAGGCGACGAGGAGCTCGCGGTGTTGGAGTCGCTGGCGGCCGCAGTGGAGCCGGACGAAGAGATCGAGGCGGCCCGGTACGCGGAGACGACGGTGGAGCTCGGGGGTGACAGCCCGGAGGCGGCGCTCGTCATCTCCGTCCGCACGGACCGAGGGCGGGCGACGATCGTCTCGCTGTCGACGACCGCGGAGATCGACTACGACGACGAGGACGTGGACCTGTTGGAGACGCTGGCGGCACACGCCTCGACGGCGCTCGCGGGTGTCGAGACGCAGGCGGCAGTCGGCGTCGAGTGA
- the kdgK1 gene encoding bifunctional 2-dehydro-3-deoxygluconokinase/2-dehydro-3-deoxygalactonokinase, with product MTEIVTFGETMLRLSPPTGERLSTARTLDARAGGAESNVAVAAASLGVDATWLSKLPESPLGERVVRELRSHGVEPAVAWDDDPDARLGTYYLEPGGEPRGTDVIYDRTGASITTVSPDELAVGRAEAANYCHTSGITPALSTAAAEATRTLLERARAAGTTTVFDLNYRRKLWSPAAAREGFRELFPEVDVLVAAQRDAATVLDRDGETDDHPGDSPAARVARGLAADHDFETVIVTRGDEGALALHDGTVTRQPVYEAETLDAIGTGDAFVGGYLAKRARGGDVETALSWAAATAALKRTVAGDLAVVTPEEVRSVVASDGGGIDR from the coding sequence GTGACGGAGATTGTGACGTTCGGGGAGACGATGCTGCGTCTCTCCCCGCCGACCGGTGAACGGCTCTCGACCGCCCGGACGTTGGACGCCCGGGCGGGCGGGGCAGAGAGCAACGTGGCCGTCGCGGCGGCGTCGTTGGGCGTCGACGCGACCTGGCTGTCGAAGCTGCCCGAGTCCCCGCTCGGAGAGCGAGTGGTCCGGGAACTGCGGAGTCACGGCGTCGAGCCGGCCGTGGCCTGGGACGACGACCCGGACGCCCGGCTGGGCACCTACTACCTGGAGCCCGGCGGCGAACCACGCGGGACGGACGTGATCTACGACCGAACGGGCGCGTCGATCACGACCGTCTCGCCCGACGAGCTGGCGGTGGGGCGCGCCGAGGCAGCCAACTACTGTCACACGAGCGGGATCACTCCGGCGCTGTCGACGGCCGCCGCCGAGGCGACCCGGACGCTGTTGGAGCGGGCGCGGGCGGCCGGCACGACGACCGTCTTCGATCTGAACTACCGCCGGAAGCTCTGGTCGCCCGCGGCGGCGCGGGAGGGGTTCCGGGAACTGTTCCCCGAGGTCGACGTGCTCGTGGCCGCACAGCGGGACGCGGCGACGGTGCTCGACCGTGACGGCGAGACGGACGACCACCCGGGCGACAGTCCGGCAGCGCGGGTCGCCCGCGGGCTCGCGGCCGACCACGACTTCGAGACGGTGATCGTCACGCGGGGCGACGAGGGGGCGCTGGCGCTCCACGACGGCACAGTCACGCGACAGCCGGTGTACGAGGCGGAGACGCTGGACGCTATCGGCACGGGCGACGCCTTCGTCGGCGGCTACCTGGCCAAGCGGGCCCGCGGGGGAGACGTGGAGACGGCGCTGTCGTGGGCGGCGGCGACGGCGGCGCTCAAACGGACGGTCGCGGGCGACCTCGCGGTGGTCACGCCCGAGGAGGTGCGGTCGGTCGTGGCGAGCGACGGTGGGGGGATCGACCGCTGA
- a CDS encoding 50S ribosomal protein L11: protein MAGSIEVLVPGGQVDPGPPLGPELGPTPVDVQAVVQDINDETAAFDGMEVPVTVDYEDDGSFGIEVGVPPTAELVKDEAGFDTGSGEPQEEFVADMSVEQIKTVAEQKQSDLLAYDLKNAAKEIVGTCTSLGVTIEGNDPREFKERIDAGDYDDVFAA from the coding sequence ATGGCTGGATCTATCGAGGTACTCGTTCCGGGCGGCCAGGTGGACCCTGGTCCGCCGCTCGGCCCCGAGCTGGGGCCGACCCCGGTCGACGTGCAGGCGGTCGTCCAGGATATCAACGACGAGACGGCGGCGTTCGACGGCATGGAAGTGCCCGTCACCGTCGACTACGAGGACGACGGCAGCTTCGGAATCGAGGTCGGTGTTCCCCCGACTGCGGAGCTCGTCAAAGACGAGGCCGGCTTCGACACCGGCTCCGGCGAACCCCAAGAGGAGTTCGTCGCCGACATGAGCGTCGAACAGATCAAGACGGTCGCCGAACAGAAGCAGTCGGACCTCCTGGCGTACGACCTGAAGAACGCCGCCAAGGAGATCGTCGGCACCTGCACCTCGCTGGGCGTCACCATCGAGGGCAACGATCCGCGGGAATTCAAAGAACGGATCGACGCCGGCGACTACGACGACGTGTTCGCGGCCTGA
- a CDS encoding PHP domain-containing protein, whose translation MYDYHVHSLYSDGEYFEPMLSAAAEAGVSAVGFADHCNLAGDARRRRERARYGRNFDLTYERRREALAALDERTDLTIFDAVEVDYEPGLESEIDDFLTTADFDYALGSVHYVDDQHVFSYDPFEGGEAARRDFVDDYYETIVSLVESELFEIAAHVDIVESHPALSGMTTCEHAEMVADAFEHSRTVPELNAGRFDDDDKPASFHPEGRVFEVLLERGVEFTLGSDAHEPGDFAERIPALRERVERFELEPVCPL comes from the coding sequence GTGTACGACTACCACGTCCACTCGCTGTACTCGGACGGCGAGTACTTCGAGCCGATGCTGTCGGCCGCCGCCGAGGCGGGCGTCTCCGCCGTCGGCTTCGCCGACCACTGCAACCTCGCGGGCGACGCTCGGCGGCGGCGCGAGCGGGCGCGGTACGGTCGGAACTTCGATCTCACCTACGAGCGCCGCCGGGAGGCGCTGGCGGCGTTGGACGAACGGACCGACCTCACCATCTTCGACGCCGTCGAGGTGGACTACGAGCCGGGACTGGAGTCGGAGATCGACGACTTCCTGACGACCGCCGACTTCGACTACGCGCTGGGCAGCGTCCACTACGTCGACGACCAACACGTCTTCTCGTACGACCCGTTCGAGGGCGGTGAGGCCGCTCGCCGTGACTTCGTCGACGACTACTACGAGACGATCGTCTCGCTCGTGGAGTCGGAGCTGTTCGAGATCGCCGCCCACGTCGACATCGTGGAGTCACACCCCGCGCTCTCCGGGATGACGACGTGTGAACACGCCGAGATGGTCGCCGACGCCTTCGAACACTCTCGGACCGTCCCGGAGCTCAACGCCGGCCGTTTCGACGACGACGACAAGCCCGCCTCCTTCCACCCGGAGGGGCGCGTGTTCGAGGTGCTCTTAGAGCGTGGGGTTGAGTTCACGCTCGGCTCCGACGCCCACGAGCCCGGCGACTTCGCCGAGCGGATTCCGGCGCTGCGGGAGCGGGTGGAGCGGTTCGAGTTGGAGCCGGTGTGCCCGTTGTAG
- a CDS encoding type II toxin-antitoxin system PemK/MazF family toxin, with the protein MNFPEYGDLIHVDFTPSERSKPGEFEDPHPAVVVQYTSQDDRAVVVAPVSSREKDSRSREVKLPAETPGLDEESVVILNLITTVSFDGRVEPEDDGDLDSWRLGKVPPKKMEEVQKKLKRLFRI; encoded by the coding sequence TTGAACTTTCCCGAGTACGGGGATCTGATACACGTCGATTTTACTCCATCTGAGAGATCCAAGCCTGGGGAGTTTGAGGACCCACACCCCGCAGTTGTAGTCCAATACACCAGCCAGGACGACAGAGCTGTGGTTGTCGCCCCGGTCTCATCGCGCGAGAAGGATAGCCGATCACGCGAAGTCAAACTTCCTGCTGAAACCCCCGGATTAGACGAAGAGTCAGTGGTAATTCTGAATTTAATAACTACTGTTTCATTCGATGGCCGAGTGGAGCCGGAGGACGATGGAGATTTAGACTCTTGGAGGCTTGGAAAGGTCCCACCTAAAAAGATGGAAGAGGTACAGAAGAAACTCAAGCGGTTGTTCAGAATCTAA
- a CDS encoding metal-dependent transcriptional regulator — MNTADQYLKAIYLIQEVEDGPASTGDVADALEVSPASANEMIGKLEGRGLANHEKYKGVDLTDEGIVRARDALSNYCIIERFLANVLEVEAFRVEARSLEAVIDDTVAERLDRLVDRAEECPDCFDAETDACALMELEEAGAD; from the coding sequence ATGAATACGGCAGATCAGTACCTCAAAGCGATCTACCTGATCCAGGAAGTGGAAGACGGCCCCGCCTCCACCGGCGACGTGGCCGACGCGCTCGAGGTGAGCCCCGCCAGCGCCAACGAGATGATCGGCAAACTGGAGGGCCGCGGGCTCGCAAACCACGAGAAGTACAAGGGTGTCGACCTCACCGACGAGGGAATCGTCCGCGCCCGCGACGCACTGTCGAACTACTGCATCATCGAGCGGTTCCTGGCGAACGTCCTCGAGGTCGAGGCGTTCCGGGTCGAAGCCCGGTCGTTGGAGGCCGTCATCGACGACACCGTCGCCGAACGGTTGGACCGACTCGTCGACCGCGCCGAGGAGTGTCCGGACTGCTTCGACGCCGAGACCGACGCCTGCGCGCTGATGGAGTTAGAAGAGGCTGGGGCGGACTGA
- a CDS encoding ferritin-like domain-containing protein, translating to MSLGRAVDSDRQLARLLQIGVVLEEMVEAGATHHVRREPQAVDEPVTELLAEAAEESAEHRERLEALIAELDADSVAYEEIEAVVEAQYAADDAFDDVLYDQLCNEETAYKFYDDLLRALGVTDDDADESTLAADAEFSLDRDRLVETLREIREEEAEGVETVTDMMERRT from the coding sequence GTGAGCCTCGGCCGCGCGGTCGACTCCGACCGGCAGCTCGCGCGGCTCCTCCAGATCGGTGTCGTGTTGGAGGAGATGGTGGAGGCGGGTGCCACCCACCACGTTCGCCGAGAGCCGCAGGCGGTAGACGAGCCGGTCACGGAGCTGTTGGCCGAGGCAGCCGAGGAGTCGGCCGAACACCGCGAGCGGTTGGAGGCGTTGATCGCGGAGTTGGACGCCGACTCCGTCGCCTACGAGGAGATCGAGGCGGTCGTCGAGGCACAGTACGCCGCAGACGACGCCTTCGACGACGTGTTGTACGACCAACTGTGCAACGAGGAGACGGCCTACAAGTTCTACGACGACCTCCTGCGAGCACTCGGGGTGACGGACGACGACGCCGACGAGTCGACGCTCGCGGCCGACGCGGAGTTCTCACTCGACCGCGATCGACTCGTCGAGACGCTCCGCGAGATACGCGAAGAGGAGGCCGAGGGCGTCGAGACCGTGACCGACATGATGGAACGACGAACATGA